From Mycobacteriales bacterium, the proteins below share one genomic window:
- a CDS encoding class I SAM-dependent methyltransferase has product MLTVDFDRFPVGPGDRVLDMGCGGGRHAFALYRRGADVTAFDMDAAELRDVTGMFAAMQEAGEVPPDARARAVRGTAYDLPFADASFDRIIAAEVLEHLPQDDRAMRELFRVLKPGGRIAVTVPRWGPELVCWALSSAYHEVEGGHVRIYRGAELRRRLTAAGLTPVDAHHTHALHAPYWWLKCAVGVEDGDHRLVRAYHRLLVWDMMKAPKITRVLERFLNPVVGKSLVVYLRKPEATRAAA; this is encoded by the coding sequence GTGCTGACCGTCGACTTCGACCGCTTCCCTGTCGGGCCCGGCGACCGCGTCCTGGACATGGGCTGCGGCGGCGGGCGGCACGCCTTCGCCCTCTACCGCCGCGGCGCCGACGTGACCGCGTTCGACATGGACGCCGCCGAGCTCCGGGACGTCACCGGGATGTTCGCCGCCATGCAGGAGGCGGGAGAGGTCCCGCCGGACGCGCGGGCCCGGGCCGTGCGTGGCACGGCGTACGACCTGCCCTTCGCGGACGCCAGCTTCGACCGGATCATCGCGGCCGAGGTGCTGGAGCACCTGCCGCAGGACGACCGGGCGATGCGCGAGCTGTTCCGCGTGCTCAAGCCGGGCGGCCGGATCGCCGTGACGGTCCCGCGCTGGGGGCCGGAGCTGGTCTGCTGGGCGCTGTCCAGCGCCTATCACGAGGTCGAGGGGGGCCATGTCCGGATCTACCGGGGGGCCGAGCTGCGGCGGCGGCTCACCGCCGCCGGCCTGACGCCCGTCGACGCCCACCACACGCACGCGCTGCACGCGCCCTACTGGTGGCTCAAGTGCGCGGTCGGTGTCGAGGACGGCGACCACCGGCTCGTCCGGGCGTACCACCGGCTCCTGGTCTGGGACATGATGAAGGCGCCGAAGATCACGCGGGTCCTGGAGCGGTTCCTCAACCCCGTCGTGGGCAAGAGCCTGGTGGTCTACCTGCGCAAGCCGGAGGCGACCCGTGCCGCTGCGTGA
- a CDS encoding DUF4242 domain-containing protein, whose translation MQSYVIERAIPGIGGASATELQAIAQKSCGVLAELGPDVSWKHSYVTGDKIYCVYEAASEDIVREHAQRGGFPADSVSPVLSLIGPETAKG comes from the coding sequence ATGCAGAGCTACGTCATCGAGCGCGCCATTCCCGGCATCGGGGGCGCCAGTGCGACCGAGCTGCAGGCGATCGCGCAGAAGAGCTGCGGGGTGCTCGCCGAGCTGGGGCCTGACGTCAGCTGGAAGCACAGCTACGTCACCGGAGACAAGATCTACTGTGTGTACGAGGCGGCCTCCGAGGACATCGTGCGGGAACACGCGCAGCGAGGAGGCTTCCCTGCCGACAGTGTCTCGCCGGTGCTGTCACTGATCGGGCCGGAGACCGCGAAGGGCTGA
- a CDS encoding glycosyltransferase family 4 protein, with protein MRIALTSYRSKPHCGGQGGYVRALSRELAALGHDVEVLSGQPYPELDAGPVLTKVPSLDLYREDDPFRTPDWRELRGPVDLLEIALMWTAAFPEPLTFSLRVDKVLRSRPTRPDIVHDNQTLGYGLLLLQRRGLKVVATVHHPITEDRRHDLAAATGTKRLSTRRWYSFLRMQGRVVRRLPAVLTVSQNSLTDIVRDFRVPRERLTVVPVGVETDVFRPPSLPRVPGRIVATASADVPLKGLVPLLEAVAKLRTERDVELVVVGRPREGGLALAAVERLGIGDAVRFLSGVPERDLVDLFGSACVGVVPSLYEGFSLPAVELMSCGTPLVATTAGALPEVVGPDGVTALHVPPGDPEALAAAMGRLLDDPELASRIGAAGRERVVERFTWRAVAERTVAWYRTVLKESPC; from the coding sequence CTGCGGATCGCGCTGACCAGCTACCGGAGCAAGCCGCACTGCGGCGGCCAGGGTGGCTACGTCCGGGCGCTGTCCCGCGAGCTGGCCGCTCTGGGCCACGACGTGGAGGTGCTGTCCGGCCAGCCCTACCCTGAGCTCGACGCCGGTCCGGTCCTGACCAAGGTGCCGAGCCTGGACCTCTATCGCGAGGACGACCCGTTCCGTACGCCGGACTGGCGGGAGCTCCGCGGTCCGGTCGACCTGCTCGAGATCGCGCTGATGTGGACGGCGGCGTTTCCCGAGCCGCTCACGTTCAGCCTGCGCGTCGACAAGGTCCTGCGCAGCCGGCCGACGCGCCCCGACATCGTGCATGACAACCAGACGCTCGGCTACGGACTGCTGCTGCTCCAACGGCGCGGCCTGAAGGTCGTCGCCACCGTGCACCACCCGATCACCGAGGACCGCCGGCACGACCTGGCCGCCGCGACCGGCACGAAGCGGCTGTCCACCCGCCGCTGGTACTCCTTCCTGCGCATGCAGGGCCGCGTGGTCCGGCGGCTGCCGGCCGTCCTGACCGTCAGCCAGAACAGCCTGACCGACATCGTGCGCGACTTCCGCGTCCCGCGCGAGCGGCTCACCGTCGTGCCGGTGGGCGTGGAGACCGACGTCTTCCGGCCGCCGTCCCTGCCGCGCGTGCCGGGCCGGATCGTCGCGACCGCCAGCGCCGACGTGCCGCTGAAGGGGCTGGTGCCGCTGCTCGAGGCGGTGGCCAAGCTGCGCACCGAGCGCGACGTCGAGCTCGTCGTCGTAGGGCGGCCACGCGAGGGCGGCCTGGCCCTCGCTGCGGTCGAGCGGCTCGGTATCGGCGACGCCGTGCGCTTCCTGTCCGGCGTCCCGGAGCGGGACCTGGTCGACCTGTTCGGTTCGGCCTGCGTCGGGGTCGTCCCCAGCCTGTACGAAGGCTTCAGCCTGCCGGCGGTCGAGCTGATGTCCTGCGGCACCCCGTTGGTCGCCACCACCGCCGGTGCCCTTCCGGAGGTGGTCGGCCCCGACGGCGTGACCGCGCTGCACGTGCCGCCCGGCGACCCGGAGGCTCTGGCCGCCGCCATGGGGCGGCTGCTCGACGACCCGGAGCTGGCCTCGCGGATCGGCGCCGCCGGTCGCGAGCGCGTCGTCGAGCGCTTCACCTGGCGGGCCGTCGCCGAGCGCACCGTCGCGTGGTACCGCACCGTTCTGAAGGAGAGCCCGTGCTGA
- the coaE gene encoding dephospho-CoA kinase: RGKGKQAATAVLRPGLPMLTVGLTGGIGSGKSAVSRLLAAHGAVVVDADLVAREVVEPGTPGLARIREEFGEEVLQPDGSLDRAALGSRVFADPAALARLNAIVHPLVGERTAELLEQARASGAEVVVHDVPLLVENDLARRYPVVVVVAAAPQTQLDRLTRLRGMSEQAARQRIAAQAPLEDKLAVATHVVGNDGSIEELALQVDRLWHQLSEK; encoded by the coding sequence AGGGGAAAGGGGAAACAGGCCGCCACGGCGGTACTGCGCCCCGGACTACCAATGCTGACGGTGGGGCTGACGGGTGGAATCGGCTCGGGCAAGTCGGCGGTCAGCCGGCTGCTCGCCGCGCACGGGGCCGTGGTCGTCGATGCGGACCTGGTCGCCCGCGAGGTGGTCGAACCAGGGACACCGGGGCTGGCCAGGATCCGCGAGGAGTTCGGCGAGGAGGTGCTGCAGCCGGACGGCTCGCTCGACCGTGCCGCGCTGGGATCGCGCGTCTTTGCCGACCCGGCCGCCCTTGCCCGGCTCAACGCAATCGTGCACCCGCTGGTGGGGGAGCGCACCGCGGAGCTGCTGGAGCAGGCCCGTGCCTCCGGCGCCGAGGTGGTGGTGCACGACGTCCCGCTGCTCGTCGAGAACGACCTCGCCCGGAGGTATCCCGTCGTGGTGGTGGTCGCGGCCGCACCGCAGACCCAACTGGACCGCCTCACCCGTCTGCGCGGCATGTCCGAGCAGGCGGCCCGGCAGCGGATCGCCGCCCAGGCGCCCCTGGAGGACAAGCTGGCGGTCGCCACGCACGTGGTGGGCAACGACGGCTCGATCGAGGAGCTCGCCCTGCAGGTCGACCGGCTCTGGCACCAGTTGAGCGAAAAGTAG
- a CDS encoding prenyltransferase: MPLRDLPGVLTAGQLERTVAAVAAAQQPGGTLPWPDGHTDPWDHVECAMALTLGGRLAEVRAAYGWMRRTQEPDGAWRMKYDGERVLDASVDTNQCAYVAVGVWQWWTVTGDRDLVETMWPYVRRALDFVLDLQAPGGQLHWSRSPEGDVDPDALLTGSSSAYQALRCGLALADLLGDPQPEWELAAGLLQHAVAHHPEVFLDKSRFSMDWYYPVLGGAVRGEEARHRLAERWDEFVVPGVGARCVADRPWVTGAETAELVLTLAATGEDERGRRLLRDVQHLRASDGSYWTGLVFDEGVRWPVERSSWTSAAVVLAADALAGGPTLALFAGDGLPTGVLLDECTCVG; encoded by the coding sequence GTGCCGCTGCGTGACCTGCCGGGGGTGCTGACGGCCGGCCAGCTCGAGCGTACGGTCGCGGCCGTCGCCGCGGCGCAGCAGCCGGGCGGGACGCTGCCGTGGCCGGACGGGCACACCGACCCGTGGGACCACGTGGAGTGCGCGATGGCGCTCACCCTCGGCGGCCGGCTGGCGGAGGTGCGCGCGGCGTACGGCTGGATGCGGCGGACGCAGGAGCCGGACGGCGCGTGGCGGATGAAGTACGACGGCGAGCGGGTGCTGGACGCCAGCGTCGACACCAACCAGTGCGCCTACGTCGCCGTCGGGGTGTGGCAGTGGTGGACCGTCACCGGGGACCGCGACCTGGTCGAGACGATGTGGCCGTACGTGCGCCGCGCCCTGGACTTCGTGCTCGACCTGCAGGCACCGGGCGGTCAGCTGCACTGGTCCCGCTCGCCCGAGGGTGACGTCGACCCGGACGCGCTGCTGACCGGCTCGTCGAGCGCGTACCAGGCGCTGCGCTGCGGCCTCGCGCTGGCGGACCTGCTGGGGGACCCGCAACCGGAGTGGGAGCTGGCCGCCGGGCTGCTGCAGCACGCGGTGGCGCACCACCCGGAGGTCTTCCTCGACAAGAGTCGCTTCTCGATGGACTGGTACTACCCGGTCCTCGGCGGAGCGGTGCGCGGGGAGGAGGCCCGGCATCGGCTGGCCGAGCGGTGGGACGAGTTCGTCGTGCCGGGGGTCGGCGCGCGCTGCGTCGCGGACCGTCCGTGGGTGACCGGTGCGGAGACCGCTGAGCTCGTTCTCACGCTGGCCGCGACCGGTGAGGACGAGCGCGGCCGCCGGCTGCTGCGCGACGTACAGCACCTGCGCGCATCCGACGGCTCGTACTGGACCGGGCTGGTCTTCGACGAGGGCGTGCGCTGGCCGGTGGAGCGCTCGTCGTGGACGAGCGCGGCCGTCGTGTTGGCGGCCGACGCGCTGGCCGGCGGGCCGACGCTGGCCTTGTTCGCCGGCGACGGCCTGCCGACCGGAGTGCTGCTCGACGAGTGCACCTGCGTCGGGTGA
- the uvrB gene encoding excinuclease ABC subunit UvrB: MPRLASDLRRSTRRFQVVSDYEPAGDQPTAIDELQRRVEAGAPDAVLLGATGTGKSATTAWLVERLQRPTLVMAPNKTLAAQLANEFRELLPHNAVEYFVSYYDYYQPEAYVPQTDTYIEKDSSVNEEVERLRHSATMSLLTRRDVIVVASVSCIYGLGTPQEYVDRMVRLRVGDTLERDALLRRFVDVQYTRNDLAFTRGTFRVRGDTVEVFPVYEELAVRIEMFGDEIERVMTLHPLTGEVVEEHEEVFVFPATHYVAGPERMERATRGIELELADRLAVMEQQGKLLEAQRLRMRTTYDLEMMRQVGFCNGIENYSMHIDGRAPGTAPHTLLDYFPEDFLLVLDESHVTVPQIGAMYEGDRSRKSTLVDHGFRLPSAIDNRPLKWEEFLERTGQTVYLSATPGPYELSRVKDDVVEQVIRPTGLVDPEIVVKPTKGQIDDLVHEIRTRAEKDERVLVTTLTKKMSEDLTDYLLELGIRVRYLHSEVDTIRRIELLKELRQGHYDVLVGINLLREGLDLPEVSLVSILDADKEGFLRSGTSLIQTIGRAARNVSGQVHMYADTVTPSMAKAIDETARRRAKQIAYNTERGLDPQPLRKRIADILDDIVREDPDLVSGGRNSSRGKAPVPGMSSRPHKGRAGEHAKELASMPRAELAQLIQSLSDSMHEAARELQFELAARLRDEVNELKKELRGMDAAGVR, encoded by the coding sequence GTGCCCCGTCTGGCGTCCGATCTGCGACGCTCCACGCGACGCTTCCAGGTCGTCAGTGACTATGAGCCCGCGGGTGACCAGCCGACCGCCATCGACGAGCTCCAGCGGCGGGTCGAGGCCGGTGCTCCCGATGCCGTCCTGCTCGGCGCCACCGGCACCGGCAAGAGCGCGACGACGGCGTGGCTGGTCGAGCGGCTGCAGCGGCCGACGCTGGTGATGGCGCCGAACAAGACGTTGGCCGCCCAGCTGGCCAACGAGTTCCGCGAACTGCTGCCGCACAACGCGGTCGAGTATTTCGTCAGCTACTACGACTACTACCAGCCAGAGGCCTACGTCCCGCAGACCGACACCTACATCGAGAAGGACTCGAGCGTCAACGAGGAGGTCGAGCGCCTCCGGCACAGCGCCACGATGTCCCTGCTCACCCGCCGCGACGTGATCGTGGTGGCGAGCGTGTCCTGCATCTACGGCCTCGGGACGCCGCAGGAGTACGTCGACCGGATGGTCCGGTTGCGCGTGGGTGACACCCTCGAGCGCGACGCGCTGCTGCGCAGGTTCGTCGACGTGCAGTACACCCGCAACGACCTGGCCTTCACCCGCGGCACCTTCCGGGTCCGCGGCGACACCGTCGAGGTCTTTCCGGTGTACGAAGAGCTCGCCGTCCGGATCGAGATGTTCGGCGACGAGATCGAGCGGGTGATGACCCTGCACCCGCTGACCGGCGAGGTCGTGGAGGAGCACGAGGAGGTGTTCGTCTTCCCGGCCACCCACTACGTCGCCGGGCCGGAGCGGATGGAGCGCGCCACCCGGGGGATCGAGCTCGAACTGGCCGACCGGCTCGCCGTGATGGAGCAGCAGGGCAAACTGCTGGAGGCACAGCGGCTCCGGATGAGGACGACGTACGACCTGGAGATGATGCGCCAGGTCGGCTTCTGCAACGGTATCGAGAACTACTCGATGCACATCGACGGCCGCGCCCCGGGCACCGCCCCGCACACCCTGCTCGACTACTTCCCCGAGGACTTCCTGCTCGTCCTGGACGAGTCGCACGTCACCGTCCCGCAGATCGGGGCCATGTACGAAGGCGACCGCAGCCGCAAGAGCACGCTGGTCGATCACGGCTTCCGGCTGCCGAGCGCGATCGACAACCGCCCGCTGAAGTGGGAGGAGTTCCTCGAGCGCACCGGGCAGACCGTCTACCTGTCGGCCACGCCGGGGCCGTACGAGCTGTCGCGGGTCAAGGACGACGTCGTCGAGCAGGTCATCCGTCCGACCGGGCTGGTCGATCCCGAGATCGTCGTGAAGCCGACCAAGGGGCAGATCGACGACCTCGTCCATGAGATCCGGACCCGGGCGGAGAAGGACGAGCGGGTGCTGGTCACCACGCTGACCAAGAAGATGTCGGAGGATCTCACCGACTACCTGCTCGAGCTCGGCATCCGGGTGCGCTACCTGCACTCCGAGGTCGACACCATCCGGCGGATCGAGCTGCTCAAGGAGCTGCGGCAGGGGCACTACGACGTGCTGGTCGGCATCAACCTGCTGCGCGAGGGCCTCGACCTGCCCGAGGTGAGCCTGGTCAGCATCCTCGACGCCGACAAGGAGGGCTTCCTGCGGTCCGGCACCAGCCTGATCCAGACGATCGGCCGGGCCGCCCGCAACGTCTCCGGCCAGGTGCACATGTACGCCGACACGGTCACGCCGAGCATGGCCAAGGCGATCGACGAGACGGCGCGCCGCCGGGCCAAGCAGATCGCCTACAACACCGAGCGTGGCCTGGATCCGCAGCCGCTGCGCAAGCGGATCGCCGACATCCTCGACGACATCGTGCGGGAGGACCCCGACCTGGTCAGTGGTGGCCGCAACTCCTCGCGGGGCAAGGCGCCGGTGCCCGGCATGAGCTCCCGGCCGCACAAGGGGCGGGCCGGCGAGCACGCCAAGGAGCTGGCCTCGATGCCCCGCGCCGAGCTCGCCCAGCTCATCCAGTCGCTGTCGGACTCCATGCACGAGGCGGCCCGCGAGCTGCAGTTCGAGCTGGCGGCCCGACTGCGCGACGAGGTCAACGAGCTGAAGAAGGAGCTGCGCGGCATGGACGCCGCCGGCGTCCGCTGA